Proteins encoded within one genomic window of Bacteroidota bacterium:
- a CDS encoding rod shape-determining protein MreC — MWRIFRFLGRFGNFLLFLFLELVAFIIIVSTNHKQRTISEGMLLEMSGSLAERKSSIFSYFNLNTENENLKEHLAALQSQVLALQDSLNVVLHRRPDSLDYMVVPDSIAKDSCLLMEFTELELPDSLIPVSRYKFIPAVAINNSVNLNYNYITINKGRNQGVVMDMGVISPDGIAGQVVNVSANYSLALSVLNDKFLTGAKLLHNSNVGTIRWSGTNPRFATLKFIPQTSQINIGDTVVTSGYSTVFPKDYMIGRVSEFNIHTQDGFYDITVELATNFRGLHHIFLVQHSHQAEIDSIEQNKPAQ, encoded by the coding sequence ATGTGGCGCATTTTCCGGTTTCTTGGCCGGTTTGGAAACTTCCTCTTGTTCCTGTTTCTGGAGCTTGTGGCATTTATCATTATTGTCTCCACCAATCATAAGCAACGCACGATCTCTGAAGGGATGTTGCTCGAAATGTCGGGTTCCCTGGCAGAAAGAAAGTCCTCAATTTTCAGTTATTTCAACCTGAATACTGAAAATGAAAACCTCAAGGAGCACCTTGCCGCCTTGCAAAGTCAGGTCTTGGCTTTGCAAGATTCGCTCAACGTTGTACTTCACCGCCGGCCGGATAGCCTGGACTATATGGTGGTTCCAGATTCAATTGCCAAAGACAGTTGTCTGTTGATGGAATTTACCGAATTGGAACTTCCTGACTCCCTGATCCCCGTCTCCAGGTACAAGTTTATCCCTGCAGTGGCCATCAATAATTCCGTAAATCTGAATTACAACTACATCACCATCAACAAGGGTCGCAATCAAGGCGTGGTGATGGACATGGGAGTGATTTCGCCGGATGGGATTGCAGGACAGGTGGTTAATGTCAGCGCCAACTATTCACTTGCCTTGAGCGTGCTCAACGACAAGTTCTTGACCGGGGCTAAATTGCTCCACAATTCCAACGTGGGTACTATTCGATGGTCGGGGACCAATCCTCGGTTTGCGACGCTGAAATTCATTCCCCAAACCAGTCAGATTAACATCGGCGACACGGTTGTAACCTCTGGTTACAGTACGGTCTTTCCAAAGGACTACATGATTGGCCGGGTGAGCGAATTTAATATCCATACACAGGATGGCTTTTATGATATCACGGTAGAATTGGCGACCAATTTCCGCGGCCTGCACCACATTTTTCTGGTTCAGCACAGTCATCAGGCCGAAATCGACTCCATTGAGCAAAACAAACCGGCACAATGA
- the mrdA gene encoding penicillin-binding protein 2, which translates to MNNNSNRGTQILIGFAFILLLFVVRLLFLQVIYEKYSIQAQAVDMEKVDLYPSRGIIYDRKDRLYVKNTPIFDVMFMPSQITIPDTNILVEHLGLTREKIRAALKQYTKIDRYHWQPLVTKLDQERFGRFSEQMYKFEGIKVVTRPIREYNYPAGAHFLGYLSKIDSGDIKRQIKEDDVKDYPYSGEDLIGKLGIEYQYEKTLRGKKGSKLVLVDHLHRQMESYDDGKYDENPVSGSDIKLGVDADLQMLGEKLMQGKRGSIVAIEPSTGEILAFVSAPSYDPSELTGSNLGNNYMRLFADPELPLINRPLSAQYPPGSIFKMVQALAALAEGVIDENTHYGCGGSWFRNKGKPACHGAHGSVDLSYGIKQSCNSYFAEVYYSYLNHSKFKDIHESYQSWYDRMITFGIGHKLGVDIPDEKPGNLPRKETYDKTYGKKGWGALTIYSNSIGQGEILMTPLQMANIAVLIANRGWYYPPHFVVAEKASGTPWKPKEYPKIDPQGNPFQYEVVVDAMEQVVLAGTGTRARIDSITVCGKTGTVENKAGEDHSVFMAFAPKDKPKIAIAAIVENAGFGGTWSAPICAFMMEQYLKGKIKDPAKMQPLIDARFSPVRRENQPEAVKPDPNQIMNDGN; encoded by the coding sequence TTGAACAATAATAGCAACAGGGGAACTCAAATTCTGATAGGCTTTGCCTTCATCCTGCTCCTATTTGTGGTGCGCTTGCTGTTTTTGCAGGTGATTTATGAAAAATACTCCATTCAGGCTCAGGCAGTTGATATGGAGAAGGTGGATTTATATCCTTCACGTGGCATTATTTATGACCGTAAGGACCGCCTTTACGTCAAGAATACCCCAATTTTTGATGTGATGTTCATGCCAAGCCAAATCACGATTCCGGACACCAATATCCTTGTCGAGCATCTTGGACTTACCCGGGAAAAGATTCGGGCAGCCTTAAAGCAGTACACGAAAATCGATCGGTATCATTGGCAGCCCTTGGTCACCAAGCTTGATCAGGAACGCTTTGGCAGGTTTAGCGAGCAGATGTATAAGTTTGAGGGAATCAAAGTGGTAACCCGGCCAATCCGGGAGTACAACTATCCGGCTGGCGCGCACTTTTTGGGCTACCTCTCCAAGATTGATTCAGGGGACATCAAACGGCAGATCAAGGAAGACGATGTCAAAGACTATCCATATAGCGGCGAGGATTTGATCGGCAAACTCGGCATCGAATATCAATATGAAAAGACCCTTCGCGGGAAAAAAGGCTCCAAACTGGTATTGGTGGATCACCTCCACCGCCAAATGGAGTCCTATGACGACGGGAAATACGATGAAAACCCGGTTTCGGGATCCGATATCAAACTAGGTGTCGATGCAGACCTGCAGATGCTGGGGGAGAAGTTGATGCAAGGAAAACGTGGAAGTATCGTCGCCATCGAGCCTAGTACGGGCGAAATCCTCGCCTTCGTTTCAGCTCCGAGCTATGACCCGTCTGAGTTGACCGGCAGCAACTTGGGAAACAACTACATGCGCCTGTTTGCAGACCCCGAGTTACCGCTGATCAACCGTCCGCTAAGCGCACAGTACCCTCCTGGATCGATCTTCAAGATGGTGCAAGCGCTTGCTGCCTTGGCGGAAGGGGTCATCGATGAAAACACCCACTACGGTTGCGGCGGATCGTGGTTCAGGAACAAAGGGAAACCTGCTTGCCATGGTGCCCACGGTTCGGTAGATCTGTCTTACGGGATCAAACAAAGCTGCAACAGCTACTTTGCCGAAGTTTATTATTCCTATCTTAATCACTCAAAGTTCAAGGACATTCACGAATCGTACCAAAGCTGGTACGACCGGATGATCACATTCGGAATTGGCCACAAGCTCGGCGTGGACATTCCGGATGAAAAACCAGGCAACCTTCCCCGCAAGGAGACTTATGACAAGACTTATGGTAAAAAAGGTTGGGGCGCATTGACCATCTACTCCAACTCGATTGGCCAAGGCGAAATATTGATGACACCGTTGCAAATGGCCAATATCGCAGTGTTGATCGCCAACCGTGGCTGGTACTATCCACCGCACTTTGTCGTTGCAGAAAAGGCATCCGGCACCCCATGGAAACCCAAGGAATACCCAAAAATCGACCCGCAAGGCAATCCGTTTCAGTATGAGGTGGTGGTAGATGCGATGGAACAGGTCGTGCTCGCAGGCACCGGCACCCGTGCACGCATTGACAGCATCACAGTTTGCGGCAAAACTGGCACGGTGGAAAACAAAGCCGGCGAAGACCACTCCGTTTTTATGGCATTCGCCCCCAAAGACAAACCGAAGATTGCAATTGCAGCTATCGTGGAAAACGCAGGTTTTGGCGGTACTTGGTCTGCGCCGATTTGCGCCTTTATGATGGAGCAATACCTGAAAGGCAAAATCAAGGATCCTGCAAAAATGCAGCCATTGATCGATGCCCGGTTTAGCCCCGTCAGACGAGAAAACCAGCCCGAAGCGGTAAAACCAGACCCCAACCAAATCATGAACGATGGCAACTGA
- the rodA gene encoding rod shape-determining protein RodA, whose amino-acid sequence MATEYSIRESKVDWITIGLYLIIVVLGWLNLYSTSSSIDPSYINFNSYHGKEAVFLIASFGLGIFVLFMDTKFVEFVSFIYYGLCMVALVAVLFVSKVSGAASWFEIGGVKIQPTEFAKVATLMALAKFMSRYNFSLKNRQDLLTVLGIVFLPMVLVLAQNDAGSALVFCSLILVFYREGLHPLILLGLLLLVMVGFISLVFSAEKWLPLYLGVPLVLLAGASYWYIFRRRFITWHIVGLLFMVSIPFTATKVVKDYQSARFRVLVASNADIKKDDALKKVHYNYIQALVAVGSGKVWGKGFGKSTHTRANFVPEEHTDYIHCVFGEEHGFVGSTVLLLLFFLLVVRVIYVAENSKTVYARVFGYGAASILIVHVVVNIGMSIGVVPTIGIPLPFFSYGGSSVIAFSLMLFIMMNHYSYRTNILSSGSSFSGGGNTRGGFTPPVRTPASSAPKDSNFKH is encoded by the coding sequence ATGGCAACTGAGTACTCCATTCGAGAATCGAAGGTCGATTGGATTACCATCGGTCTTTACCTCATCATCGTCGTGCTGGGTTGGTTAAATCTTTATTCCACCTCTAGCAGCATTGATCCCTCCTACATCAACTTCAACAGCTACCACGGCAAGGAAGCTGTCTTTTTGATTGCATCCTTTGGATTGGGGATTTTTGTACTGTTCATGGACACCAAATTCGTCGAGTTTGTGTCGTTCATCTACTACGGATTGTGCATGGTTGCCCTTGTGGCGGTACTTTTTGTGTCCAAGGTCAGTGGTGCGGCGAGTTGGTTTGAAATCGGAGGGGTCAAGATCCAACCGACGGAATTTGCCAAAGTTGCGACACTCATGGCATTGGCCAAATTCATGTCGCGGTACAATTTCAGCCTCAAAAACCGGCAGGACCTTTTGACGGTGCTTGGGATCGTTTTCTTGCCAATGGTGCTCGTTTTGGCGCAGAATGACGCTGGATCAGCACTTGTCTTTTGCAGCTTGATCCTGGTTTTTTACCGTGAGGGCCTGCATCCGCTGATTTTGCTCGGATTGTTGCTGCTGGTTATGGTTGGGTTTATTTCCTTGGTTTTCAGTGCCGAAAAGTGGTTGCCGCTCTACCTCGGTGTTCCGCTCGTCCTTTTGGCTGGTGCTTCTTACTGGTACATCTTCCGCCGACGGTTCATCACATGGCATATTGTCGGCTTGCTATTTATGGTGAGCATCCCCTTTACTGCCACCAAGGTGGTCAAGGATTATCAAAGTGCCCGCTTCAGGGTTTTGGTTGCAAGCAATGCCGATATCAAAAAGGACGATGCACTGAAAAAGGTGCATTACAATTACATTCAAGCCCTTGTCGCGGTCGGCTCAGGAAAAGTCTGGGGAAAAGGATTTGGCAAAAGCACCCATACCCGTGCCAACTTCGTACCTGAGGAACATACCGACTACATTCACTGCGTATTTGGCGAAGAACATGGCTTTGTCGGCAGCACGGTCTTGCTGCTCCTGTTCTTCTTGCTTGTCGTGCGCGTGATCTACGTCGCCGAAAACTCAAAAACAGTCTATGCGCGCGTTTTTGGATACGGAGCGGCCTCGATTCTCATCGTGCACGTGGTCGTTAATATTGGGATGAGCATCGGCGTGGTCCCGACGATTGGCATTCCCTTACCATTCTTCAGCTATGGCGGGTCTTCCGTGATCGCATTCAGCTTGATGCTGTTCATCATGATGAATCACTACAGCTACCGCACAAACATCTTGTCAAGCGGATCAAGCTTCAGCGGCGGTGGCAATACACGCGGAGGTTTTACGCCACCTGTGCGCACACCCGCATCGAGTGCGCCAAAGGACTCAAACTTCAAACATTAA
- a CDS encoding rod shape-determining protein, with protein MGLFNFFTSEIAIDLGTANTLIMHNDEIVVDEPSIVALDRMTGKVLAIGKEAQQMHEKTHENIKTVRPLRDGVIADFTVAEHMIRGMIKMIHPGRRLMPSNHKMVICIPSGITEVEKRAVRDSAEHAGAKEVYLIPEPMAAAIGIGINVEEPVGHMIVDIGGGTTEIAVIALSGIVSDQSIRIAGDEFNSDILDYMRRQHNLLIGERSAERIKIEVGAALPELDNPPADIEIRGKDLMTGIPKTISISYREIAHALNKSIAKIEEAILKALEFTPPELSADIYDRGIHISGGGALLRGLDIRLSEKTKLPIHIADDPLRAVVKGSGIALKNTGTFKFLMT; from the coding sequence ATGGGTTTGTTTAACTTTTTTACCTCGGAAATCGCCATCGACCTTGGCACCGCCAACACACTTATCATGCACAATGATGAGATCGTGGTCGATGAGCCGTCTATTGTGGCCCTTGACCGGATGACAGGCAAAGTTCTGGCTATCGGCAAGGAGGCCCAACAAATGCATGAAAAGACGCACGAAAACATCAAAACGGTGCGTCCGTTGCGTGATGGTGTGATTGCTGACTTTACGGTCGCAGAACACATGATCCGCGGCATGATCAAAATGATTCATCCAGGCCGTCGCCTGATGCCGAGCAACCACAAGATGGTCATCTGCATTCCGAGCGGCATTACCGAAGTCGAAAAACGCGCTGTGCGTGACTCGGCCGAGCACGCAGGTGCCAAGGAAGTCTATTTGATTCCAGAACCAATGGCAGCTGCGATCGGTATCGGCATCAACGTCGAGGAGCCGGTCGGTCACATGATCGTCGACATCGGCGGTGGAACCACCGAGATCGCCGTGATTGCCCTTTCTGGAATCGTGAGCGACCAAAGCATCCGGATCGCAGGTGACGAATTCAACAGCGACATCTTGGATTATATGCGCCGTCAGCACAACCTGCTGATCGGGGAGCGCTCTGCCGAGCGTATCAAAATCGAAGTCGGAGCAGCTTTGCCCGAACTCGACAACCCGCCTGCGGACATCGAAATCCGCGGCAAAGACTTGATGACCGGTATTCCAAAGACGATTTCCATCAGCTATCGCGAAATCGCCCATGCTTTGAACAAGAGCATCGCCAAAATCGAGGAAGCTATCCTGAAGGCGTTGGAATTCACGCCTCCTGAACTTTCCGCGGACATTTATGACCGCGGTATCCACATCTCAGGTGGCGGTGCTTTGTTGCGTGGCTTGGACATTCGCCTCAGCGAAAAGACCAAACTTCCGATTCACATCGCCGACGATCCGCTTCGTGCCGTCGTGAAAGGTTCTGGAATTGCCCTCAAAAACACGGGTACCTTCAAGTTTTTGATGACTTGA
- the purH gene encoding bifunctional phosphoribosylaminoimidazolecarboxamide formyltransferase/IMP cyclohydrolase, producing MVNFAGIADNSSQDRVIVKKKAAEMLRIALFASGNGSNAERIVQHFQGSDSVAVTVIFTNNPKAGVVARAKALGISLEVLSKRCYESGSELLSELRRHQVDFIVLAGWLKHVPDAVVATYRGRIVNIHPSLLPAHGGESMYGSRVHEQVIANGDSVSGITIHHVDEHYDQGEIIHQVKLSVQPNWDATTLAQEIHALEHAHYPTVIQNLIESVQEAPNQALRKIETALISVYHKDGLDAIALQLQALGVTIISTGGTSDFLKGLGIEVTDVADLTDYPSILGGRVKTLHPKVFGGILARRADAGDVATMEEYGIPSIDLVIVDLYPFEDTVASGAAEQAIIEKIDIGGISLIRAAAKNFKDVLCLPSRNHYAEFLDTLTRQEGCFTLAQRKYYAAESFDVSSHYDSQIYGYMVGEPRSFKRSIQQKSPLRYGENPHQEAVFYGDLDAQFEQLHGKALSYNNLLDVDAAVNLMADFQQGEPCFAIFKHTNPCGVALGTTLKQAWDRALECDPVSAFGGIIICNGIVDVDVADAIQEIFFEVLIAEGFTADALARLQQKKNRILLRRKSHDLPRHTVRTAVNGLLFQEKDNLLTDSSVYEPKSTRQVTENELADVIFGEKIGKHLKSNAIAIVRQKQLIGSGVGQTSRVDALKQSIAKAAERGFSLKGAVLYSDAFFPFADSAELALKAGIEVLAEPGGSVKDQETIDFCEKHGMCLIFTKYRHFRH from the coding sequence ATGGTGAATTTTGCAGGCATTGCTGACAACAGCAGTCAAGACCGAGTGATTGTAAAGAAAAAAGCTGCCGAAATGCTGCGCATTGCATTGTTTGCCTCCGGAAACGGAAGCAACGCGGAGCGTATTGTTCAGCACTTTCAAGGCAGTGATTCTGTTGCAGTTACCGTGATCTTCACCAACAATCCCAAGGCAGGCGTAGTAGCAAGAGCAAAGGCGCTTGGCATCAGCCTTGAAGTACTGTCCAAAAGATGCTACGAAAGCGGAAGCGAATTGCTTTCAGAATTGCGTAGGCATCAGGTTGACTTCATCGTCTTGGCAGGATGGCTGAAGCATGTGCCGGATGCAGTCGTGGCAACCTACCGTGGCCGCATCGTGAACATCCATCCCTCTCTCCTGCCTGCTCACGGCGGCGAAAGCATGTACGGGAGTCGCGTGCATGAGCAGGTCATCGCCAATGGCGACTCTGTATCCGGCATCACCATCCACCATGTCGACGAGCATTACGATCAGGGTGAGATCATTCATCAAGTGAAACTATCGGTGCAACCCAACTGGGATGCAACCACTTTGGCACAAGAAATCCATGCGCTGGAACATGCGCACTATCCAACAGTGATTCAAAATTTGATCGAATCGGTGCAGGAGGCCCCCAATCAGGCGCTTCGCAAGATCGAAACCGCCCTCATCAGTGTCTACCACAAGGACGGATTGGATGCCATCGCTTTGCAATTGCAGGCACTTGGCGTCACCATCATTTCCACGGGAGGTACAAGCGACTTTCTCAAGGGTTTGGGCATCGAGGTTACCGACGTGGCCGACTTGACCGATTATCCCTCGATCCTCGGCGGACGTGTGAAGACGCTGCATCCCAAAGTCTTCGGGGGAATTCTCGCAAGACGTGCCGATGCCGGCGATGTTGCGACCATGGAGGAATATGGAATCCCAAGCATCGATTTGGTGATTGTGGATCTTTATCCTTTTGAGGATACCGTTGCATCAGGTGCGGCAGAGCAGGCGATCATCGAAAAAATCGACATCGGCGGCATTTCGTTGATCCGCGCAGCAGCCAAAAACTTTAAGGACGTGTTGTGCTTGCCTTCGCGCAACCACTACGCTGAATTCTTGGATACCTTGACAAGGCAGGAAGGCTGCTTTACACTGGCGCAACGCAAGTACTATGCAGCTGAGTCCTTTGACGTCTCTTCCCATTATGACAGCCAAATTTACGGCTACATGGTGGGTGAGCCGCGCAGCTTCAAGCGATCGATCCAACAAAAGAGTCCCTTGCGGTACGGTGAGAATCCGCATCAAGAGGCGGTTTTCTACGGTGACTTGGACGCGCAGTTTGAGCAATTGCATGGCAAGGCTTTGTCTTACAACAATTTGCTTGATGTCGATGCAGCGGTCAACTTGATGGCCGATTTTCAACAAGGCGAACCCTGTTTTGCGATTTTCAAGCATACGAACCCTTGCGGCGTTGCCCTGGGAACGACGCTGAAGCAAGCATGGGACCGCGCCTTGGAATGCGATCCGGTATCGGCCTTCGGCGGCATCATCATCTGCAATGGCATCGTGGATGTGGACGTTGCCGATGCGATTCAAGAGATTTTCTTTGAAGTATTGATTGCTGAAGGATTTACAGCTGATGCATTGGCAAGATTGCAGCAGAAGAAAAACCGGATTCTGCTAAGGCGCAAATCACACGACCTACCACGCCATACGGTGCGAACGGCCGTCAATGGCCTTCTTTTTCAGGAAAAGGACAACCTTTTGACCGATTCCTCCGTATATGAGCCGAAATCTACAAGGCAAGTGACTGAAAATGAACTTGCTGACGTGATATTTGGGGAGAAAATCGGAAAGCATCTCAAGTCGAATGCCATTGCGATTGTAAGGCAAAAGCAGCTGATTGGCAGTGGTGTCGGGCAGACATCGCGCGTCGACGCGCTGAAGCAAAGCATTGCAAAGGCAGCTGAGCGCGGATTTTCGCTGAAAGGCGCCGTACTCTACTCGGATGCATTTTTTCCATTTGCAGACAGTGCCGAGCTGGCGTTGAAGGCTGGCATTGAAGTTTTGGCAGAGCCGGGTGGCTCGGTCAAGGATCAGGAAACGATTGATTTTTGTGAAAAGCACGGAATGTGCTTGATATTTACGAAGTATCGCCACTTTAGGCATTAA
- a CDS encoding DUF1569 domain-containing protein codes for MKNTLLDPDAKTAMMARIAKLQPDSPALWGKMNAAQVLCHLADQFRMALGELPVKGEAGFFGRTLMRWLVLAGMPAPKGKVSTMPELDQLTSGTKPTDFEKDRQALYAYIDIVVSKGNEYPWAAHPTFGIMGEKEWCRMGWIHLDHHLRQFGV; via the coding sequence ATGAAGAATACCCTGTTGGATCCGGACGCAAAAACCGCCATGATGGCGAGAATCGCGAAGTTGCAGCCCGATTCTCCTGCGTTGTGGGGCAAGATGAATGCCGCTCAGGTGCTTTGCCACCTCGCCGATCAGTTCAGGATGGCTTTGGGAGAGTTGCCAGTGAAGGGCGAGGCAGGATTTTTTGGGCGCACGCTGATGCGATGGTTGGTTTTGGCGGGAATGCCAGCTCCAAAGGGGAAGGTGTCAACCATGCCGGAGCTCGATCAGCTTACGAGCGGTACAAAGCCCACTGATTTTGAAAAAGACCGCCAAGCCTTGTATGCCTACATCGATATCGTGGTTTCCAAAGGGAATGAATACCCTTGGGCCGCCCACCCAACCTTTGGGATAATGGGTGAAAAGGAGTGGTGCCGAATGGGTTGGATCCATTTGGATCATCATTTGAGGCAATTTGGTGTTTAG